DNA sequence from the Cronobacter turicensis z3032 genome:
ACAGCTTTTCGTCTTGCATAGTCACTCCTGAGTAGACCGGTCGTCTTGTAACGAGCGAAATAAAAAAGCGCTGCCTTTCGGCAGGCGCTCTGTTCAAAGCATTTCTTTGACGTGCGCCAGCGCGTTTTCAAGCGGCGTGCCGCTGCGCGAGACTTTGGCCTGCAGGCTTGCGCCAAGCCAGAGCACGTATAACACCTGCGCCCGCTGCTGGGCGCTGCCGTTAAAGGTCAACGCCTGTGCGTCGCGGCCGCGCTCCAGCGCGCCTGCCAGCAGGGCGATAACCTGCACCGCGCCTTTATCGAGCGCGCCGCGCATATCTTCCGACAGATCGCACACTTCGGCTGAGAGCTTCACCGTCAGGCAGCCCGTCATTTTGCCCGTCTGGCAGTAGTGACGAAGCGTATCTTCAAACCAGGCGATCAGCTGTTCGCGCGCCGGACCTGCCGGGTTGAAGTGCTGCTCAAGGCAGGCCTGATACCGGGCGTAATGGCGCTCCAGCATCGCCACGCCAAACGCCTCTTTAGAGCGAAAGTAGTGGTAGAAGGAGCCTTTCGGTACGCCCGCGGTTTTTAACAGCTCGCTTAACCCCATGCCGGTAAAGCCGCGTTGCAGGCAGAGCTGCTCGCCGGTGGCAAGAAGGTGTTCGCGCGTATCGTGTTCAGGTGTTCGGTTCATACAATCCAATCTAATAGACCAGTCGGTCTAATGCAAGTCGCCTTAGTGAAAACCGCCAGAAACGTTAATTTTTCCGGCAGGCGCTAAGCATATCCTCCTGCGGCTGATAAAGCGAAGTCTGGATATTCATGATGCCCAGCACGGTGGAGAAGAGGTTGTCCTGAGATACCTCATCCGTTGCCGCGCGCTTGCCAAGACAGCCGGTATCCACGCCGTACTGGCGCGCGTAATCGCCGGAGAGCCAGAAGAGCAGCGGAATGTGCGTCTGCTGATCGGGCGCCAGCAGGTATGGCGCGCCGTGCAGATAAATGCCGTTCTCGCCGAGCGATTCGCCGTGATCGGAGAGATAGACCAGCGCCGTGTTCATCGTGTCCTGATGCTTACGCAGCGCGTCAATGGTGCGACTCAGTACATCGTCGGTATAGAGAATGGTGTTGTCATAGGTGTTAATTAGCGCCTGACGGTCGCAATCCTGGATCTCGTTGGTGTCGCAGGTCGGGGTGAAGCGGCGGAAATTATCCGGGTAGCGGCGGTAATACGCCGGGCCGTGGCTACCCATCAGGTGC
Encoded proteins:
- the ydhM gene encoding Uncharacterized HTH-type transcriptional regulator ydhM, whose translation is MRLDCMNRTPEHDTREHLLATGEQLCLQRGFTGMGLSELLKTAGVPKGSFYHYFRSKEAFGVAMLERHYARYQACLEQHFNPAGPAREQLIAWFEDTLRHYCQTGKMTGCLTVKLSAEVCDLSEDMRGALDKGAVQVIALLAGALERGRDAQALTFNGSAQQRAQVLYVLWLGASLQAKVSRSGTPLENALAHVKEML